The Hymenobacter swuensis DY53 genome includes the window CGACAAGGCCAAGGACTTTGCTCTCGTGCAGAACGTAGCCGGTAAGCTGTTCACGCTGCCCGAGTATCAGGAGTTTGTGCAGGCCAACCAGAAGGACAAGAACGAGCAGACGGTGGTGCTGTACACCACCGACGCAGAGGCCCAGCATGGCTTCGTGCAGGCGGCTCAGGACCGGGGTTACGACGTGCTGGAGCTCAACGGCCCGCTCGATTCGCACTTCATCGGGCAACTGGAGCAGAAGCTCGAAAAGACTACGTTCAAGCGCGTGGATGCCGATACGGTGGGCAAACTCATCGAGAAGGAGGAAACCACAGAAAGCGTACTGAGCGACGATGACACAACCAGGCTGCAGGACGTGTTCAAGGTGGCCATCAGCAACGAGCACATGCATGTGCAGGTAGAGGCTCTTTCGCCCCAGGATGCGCCGGTTATCATCACGCTGCCCGAGTTCATGCGCCGCATGAAGGACATGCAGCGCGCCGGTGGCGGCGGTGGCATGCAGATGTTCGGCTCCCTGCCCGACAGCTACACGGTGAGCGTGAATGCCAATCACCCGGTAGCCCAGCGCGTGCTGAAAGCCGAGGGCGAAGCCGGCAGTCAGTTGGCCCGTCAGGCGTTTGATCTGGCCTTGCTGGCCCAGGGCCTGCTGAAGGGTGAGGCGCTAACCGCGTTTGTGAAGCGCAGCGCCGACCTTCTAGCGGCTGAGTAGTCTTAGAAAGTCTGTAAAGTATTAAGCAGTACAAAACCTCGGTGGCTCAGGCTGCCGGGGTTTTGTCGTTTGGGCTAGCAGAAGCTACATGGGTTTGAGCATGAGCTTTTTGCCTGCGTGTGAGGGTGGAAGCTGGCAAGTTTGGGCATCAGAACCATTTCACTAAGCTGCTCAGCGTACTCAGCTACTCTCCCTTAGGCACCAAATCCCTCTATATTTACGTTCGATGCTGCGAATCCTGCCCGTTACCCCAATGCGTCTGTTGCGTTTCTCTGTGCTATTGCCGGTCCTGCTGTTGCTAGGTGCCTGCTCCAAAAAAACCGTCTCGTTCAATAGCCGGCCCGATGCGCCCGTGGTGTTGGCTAGTAGTGATACGCTAACCACGGCGGCTGACACGACTGCCGCGCCCTCGCTGCAGGCCAAGCGCACAGCTCTGACCAAAGACCAGGAAAAGGCCGCTAAAGAGAAGGAGAAGCTGGCCCAGCGCAAGCCCAAGAAGAAGAAAAACGTCTTTTTGGGAGAGCGAATCAAGAAAGGATATGTGAAATCAGGGCCGAAGGGCAAGAACCAGTACGTGGAAATCTTCTACTACCTGCGCACCTTCCAGCAGCCCAACCCATTTGCGCCGGCCCGTTACTATTTCAACCCCCGCAAGCGCAAAATCTTCAAGGCCAACACTGAGCTGAATGCCGGCACTGACAAGGTGTTGCATGGCCCCTACAAAAAAATGCAGGGCGGCAAGGTGATAGAAACCGGGTACTTCGCGGTAGGTACCCGCCATCTGCGCTGGGAGAAGTTCAACCGCGACAATACGCTGCTGGCCAAAACACACTACGAAATGGGCTTCCCGCGCGACGCCAACGTGACCTACTACGACGCGGGCCAGAAGCAGGTGAAGGAAGTAGTGCCCTACTACAACGGCAAGCTGGAAGGCGACTATGTGCGCTACAACGAGAACGGCCAGATGGAATGGGTGGGCCAGTTCGAGAACGGCAAGCGTGTGGGCAACTGGGACCGGTACTGGGGCTTCCGTAACACCCGCAACCGCCTGCGCTACCAGTACCAGTACGGCGAATCGGGCTACGACCCGGAAGTGACCGAGCCGGTGCTGGTAAAGGAGTACAACCGCAACGGCGTGCTTATTTACGAGAAAGATAAGCTGGATAACCGCGATAAACCCGACACCGCCCGCCCCGGCAGCAAGCGGTGAAGTGGTGAATTTGTGAAATGGTGAGTTTGACGTTCAGCCCGCGCAAGTGGCGCAACAAGAACGTCAAACTCACCATTTCACAAATTCACCACTTACCAGAATGCATCCTCGAAGTGTTCGATGCGCAGACCCTGGGTGGTAGGGGAGAGGGCCAGAATATCAAAGCGGATGTCACCGGCCCAGTTGAGCTCTTCCTGCAGGTGTTCGGCTGCCAAGCGCAGCAACTGCCGTTTGCGCTCTGTCACGAATTCTTCGGGGTGACCGTACTGAGCTGAGGAGCGCGTTTTCACCTCCACAAACACCAGCAGCTCCCGGCCCCGGTGCATAATCAGGTCTACTTCGGCGCGGCGGTGGCGGAAGTTGCGGTACAACAGCTTGTAGCCCCGGGCCAGCAGGTACTGCAGGGCCGTCTCTTCTCCGTCATGGCCAAGTTGGTGGGCGGCAGTTGGCATAGAGGGTGGGCTCAGGTTAATATGAGTGGCTGGAACAGGTGAACTAGTACCTGAAGTAGCCGGTTTGGTGCTAAATCTAGTACCTTTGCGCGTTCCTTGAGCGGTAGGCGCTGCTCTTTTCGGTGGTGGTATCCGTTAGTGCCGGTTTGCTGCGTAAGAAACCTGCTCGCCATCTAAAAAGGGCCAATTTTCTGCCTGTTGGGGCAGCTAGTTCGTAGCCAGCAGGAGGATTTGCGCTTATCAGGTCCCGTCTTTTTCAGATAGCCCATGTCTCTATATTCTGCCTGCGTAAGTCCCACTGATGTTGGTGCTACGCCGGAGCCGGCCGCTGCTCCGGCCACGACTGGCCAGAACCGCCGGGTGTCCGTACGCCGTCTGGGGTTGGTTGACTACCAGCCCGCCTGGGATGCTCAGGAACAGCTGCTGGCCGAAACGCTGGCGACCAAAACCCTGAACCGGCAGCGGCAGGAAGCCGGAGAGTTGCCCGAACCCACTGCGAACTACTTACTGCTTTGTGAGCATCCACACGTCTACACATTAGGCAAAAGCGGAAAGCCTGAACACCTGCTACTCGATGAAGCCGGCCTAACGGCACATCAGGCTACCTTCCACCGTATCAACCGGGGTGGTGATATCACCTACCACGGTCCCGGCCAACTGGTTGGTTACCCCATTTTCGACCTCGACAACTTCTTCACGGACATTCACCGCTACTTGCGGCTGCTGGAAGAAGCCGTCATCCTCACCCTGGCCGAATATGGCGTGCGGGCCGGCCGCATTGCGGGCCTCACCGGCGTCTGGCTCGATTTTGAGGAAGGCGCGGCCAACCCGCGTAAAATCTGTGCTATGGGTGTGAAATGTAGCCGTTGGGTTACCATGCATGGCTTCGCGCTCAACGTCAATACCGACCTTTCGTACTTTGGCTACATCGTACCCTGCGGCATTACCGATAAGGCGGTTACCTCACTCCGCCAGGAACTAGGCCATGCCGTGCCCTTGGCTGAAGTGCAGGACCGCCTGCTTCCACACCTGGCCCGCCTGTTTGGGGCCAGCCTTGCCACTGAATCTGCTTTATGAAGGAAGATATTGCCTTTGCTCCGGTAGAAGGAGTTTCCATTGCCATTGTGCCCGATGAGGCGGCTACTACCACCGAAGGCCAGCCCGGCTGGTTGGTGTACCTGCTCAACTACAACGACCATGAGCTGGAAAATGTCATCGTTAGCTCCAACGGCTACGGAACCAACGCGGAAGGGGAGCCGGTGCGCACCTCTACGCTGCGTCATTCGCTGTTGATGGTTCCCGAGCAAGCCGCCGTTCCCGTCGAACCGATTGATCCGGCCCTATTTCACCTGAACAACCAATATTGGGTGAGCTATTACGTCGGTGGTCAGATTTTTGATAAGAAGTTCATCTTCGTGCCCGATTCCATCGTGGCCGCTAACCTGACGCCCATTACTTTGCTGGACCGCTCTGGGGTACTGCACAGCTAACCGTATCTTTGCTTTTCCATTTCCTGTCTCACGTTGAGGCATGTTTACAAAAATAGCCGAACCGCAATGAATGCACTCGGAATTCAGTTGGGTCTGTCCTCCCTGTGGGCGTTTCTGGTGGCCTTGTTCGCCGTCCCGTCCATCATTTACATCGCCCACCTGAAAAACATGCTCGATACGCCCAACGTGCGTACCGTGCACGAGTCGCTGACGCCGCGCCTGGGCGGCGTGGCGGTATTTGCAGGCTTTATGTCGGCTCTCACCATTTTTGCCCCTCTTAACAACGGCGTGCAACAGCTACTGGCAGGTTGTATCGTGCTGTTCTTTGTGGGTTTGAAAGATGATCTGGTCAGTATTTCCGTTGCCAAGAAATTTGTGGGCCAACTACTGGCCACAGGTGTGGTCATGATTATGGCTGATGTGCGCATTACCAGCTTTCAGGGCATTCTGGGAATTCAGGAGCTGCCCATCGGCATCAGCTATGCCTTTACCTTTTTCGCCATCGTGGGCATCACCAATGCCATCAACCTCATTGATGGCCTCGACGGACTGGCCGGTTCCATTGTCCTCATCATTGTAAGCACTTTCGGCTACTACTTTTACCGCTACGGCGGGCCTGATTTTCAGAACTATGTGTTCGTGTCGGTGTGCGTGGTAGGCGGTATTTTGGGCTTTCTGCGCTATAACTTTCACAAGGCCACCATCTTCATGGGCGACACCGGCTCGTTGGTGTGCGGCTTTATCGTGTCAATACTCACTATTCAGTTTATTGAGATGGGCCTGAAAGTAGGCCAGCCGTTCGCCTCCTCGGCACCGTCGGTAGCCGTGGGTATTCTGTTCGTACCGCTGTTCGATACGCTGCGGGTGTTCATTGTACGCATGATGGCCGGCCGCTCGCCTTTCTCGCCCGATAAGAACCACGTCCACCACCGTATTCTGGCTATGGGCTTCCAGCAAATCGGCACAGTTATTCTGTTGGGCCTGCTCAATATTGTGGTCATTCTGTTTGTCATCAACTTCGCTTACCTCGGCAATACCATTTTGATTGCCATGCTGGTAGCATTTTCTCTGTTGCTGAGCGTATTCCTAGGCGTGTATCATAGTCGCGCCGAGCGGCAGCGCGTAGCTTCCTAAACAACGACCGGAAGGGTGCAGAACAGTTATTGTCTTTTCATGTGCCTGCTCTGGCTTTGTGGCCTGAGTCTGGGGCCGGCCACCGCCCGGGCCGCCGAATACCGTCCATTGCCTCCTGCACCGCGCGCCGGACTTACTGCCGACTGGCTCATTTTTGATGAGCCACGCAACCGCTTGGTCCTGTATCTGCCTGACTACCACCAGCCAGCCCATGCATACTACCAATGGTTGACCATCCGCCCGGGCAAAGGCCTGCCTGTTAGCTTCACAGCCCGCGAGAAGCTGAGCCTTTTTCTGGATAACCGCTTGGTTTTCACGGCTCGTGTGCCGGCTTCGTATACCGTCGACTTGTCGTTGCTGTTGCCGGCTGGTAGTCCGGCCGGACCCCACTTATTGTGCGTCTGGCAGCCCGACGCCGCCCCTGATCTGGCTTCCTTCAGCAATGCGGTGCCCTTGGTGGCAGCAAAGCCCGGGGCCGCTTCTTCCGCTTCACTAGCAGCTCAGCCCCGGCCCAGAGGGCATCAGGGGCAGAATGTTTTTGTGGGCTTCCTATTGCTGATCGGGTTGTGTTATGGCGGCCTCCGGGCTACGTATCAGCCGGGATTTACGCGCATCTACCAGCTGGAAGGCCTTTGGGGCAAAGGGGCTGCCGAGCAGGATTTCCTGATCAAGCCAACCCTGACTTGGCTGAACTTGGTGCTGGTGCTACTGTTTTCGCTGTCATTTGCGTTGTTGCTGGTCGCCATTCATACCAATATTCAGAGCATCGTAATCCTGCGCCGCCTGTTTGATGTGGCCGAGTCTGCCATTATGGTGCGCGTCCTGCTGTATACGCTACTGGTCGCCGGGTTCGTGCTGGGCAAATACCTGTTCCTGGAGTTGCTGGGCTACATCTTCGATGTAACGGAGCTGGTCACCATCCAGTACCGCGAATTTATCCGGACCATCCTGTTTATGGGTCTGTTTTTACCCGTTGTAATGCTGCTGTATCTGGGCCTTAATCAGCGGCTGCCTGAAACTGTGCTGTGGGTTTCCAACGGAGTGGTTTCCTTGCTGTTGGTTGGAACCTTACTGCGGGTAGCTCGGACCTTACACCGCAAGACATCCTTACTGAATCTGCATTTGTTTTCTTACCTTTGCGCCACAGAAGTGATTCCCCTGATCATTCTGCTCAAGCTGATCGTTTTTACCTACTGACACACACCACTACCGACCTGCATCGGTAGATCCGCAATGCCTCCCTTATTGCCTTAGACTTACCCTTTTTTCTACCCTATGGCCGAGAGCAAAGACCAACCGGGGGCGGGCCGCCACACTAGGCGCATCTCCAGCATTCTGGTCACCCAGCCTAAACCCACTAATGATGTCTCGCCGTACTTTTCTATTGCAGAAAAATACGGGATTAAAGTAGACTTCCGGGAGTTTATCGAGGTTCAGCCAGTTTCCTACAAGGATTTCCGCAAAGAGAAAGTCAACATTGCTGAGCATACGGCGGTTATCTTCACCAGCCGCAATGCCGTTGATCATTTCTTCCGGATTTGCCAGGAGGCGAAGATTGAGATGCCCGCTGAAATGAAGTATTTCTGCATTTCGGAGCAGACGGCCAATTACTTGCAGAAGTACATCGTACTACGCAAGCGCAAGCTGTTCGTGGGCCAGCGCACGGCTGCCGACTTGTTTGAGGTCATCAGGAAGCACAAGGGCGAGAAATTCCTGTATCCGTGCTCTGACATCCGCAAGGACGATATTCCAGAGTTCATGCGGGCTAACAGCTTAAAATTCACCGAAGCGGTTATCTATCGTACCGTTGCCAGCGACCTGTCGGATCTGTCAGATGTGAAATACGATTGTATTGCCTTCTTCAGTCCTTCCGGCATCAGTTCGCTCTTCATCAACTTCCCCGATTTTGAGCAGAACGGTACCCGCATTGCAGCTTTCGGACCCACAACGGCCAAAGCAGTTGTAGACGCCGGACTTGAGCTTGATATTGAAGCCCCGCAGCCTAATGCGCCTTCTATGACCGGTGCCATTGAAGCGTATATTCGGTTGCACCATGGCACTGAAGCCCCCAGAGAGAAAAAACAGAGTAAATAAGTGCCTGCCTTTTTAGAACAAAGGGAATAGATTTCTATTCCCTTTTGTTTTTCTGGTAGAATTTGTTGCAGAGGCTTTTTTGCATACATTTGAAAAGGCCATGCCCATCATTTTTTAGGCATAACTGGCTATACTCAATACCTTATGAAGAAGGCTCTACTCACTGCTATTGTCTTCTCCTTCGCCTTTGGCACTGCTATGGCGCAGCAGCAGCCCCAGTTTAGCCATTACGGCTTTAATGGGATGTTCCTGAACCCAGCATATGCGGGTATCAAGGGGCAGGGAGAAATTACTGCGCTTGGCCGTTCACAATACTTTGGGTACAACGCAACGTTTGATAACGGGGGCTCCCCTCAAACCTATATGCTTACGGCTTCCCTTCCGGTAGCAGCTATAGGTGGCGGCCTCGGTATCGGTATCTACCGGGACAAAATTGCCGAACTTACGACAACCAACGTTCAGCTTTCGTATTCCAAGCATATCAAGATAGGAGAAGGCCGGCTGGGCATTGGTGTGCAGGGAATATTCAATAATATCTATCAGGGCACCTACCGGGCTATAGATCAAGATGATATAAAGGTTCCACGAGAAGGCGCCGACCGGAAGATTGACGCGGGTGTTGGGGTGTGGTATGAATCCGATAAGCTCTATGCCGGCTTGAGCGTCAATAACCTGCTTCGTTCTAGCTACAAATTCAATAGCCAGGTGGTGGGAGGTAAAACGGCTGAGTACATCAACGAAAATCACGCGTACCTGACGGCTGGGTATAATATTGAGGCCTCATCCTCCGTTGTAGTAACGCCTACTGTGCTGATGAAAGTGGTATTACCGGGCAAGTTTGGAGATGATAGTAAGTTTGCCTTCAAAAATAATTCGTACGAAGCAGGCGTACGCGCTACTTTTAATGATCGGTTTTGGGGGGGCTTAGGCTATCGGTACGATGAATCAGTTACGGCTTTAGGAGGCTTGAGCTTCTCGAAAGACAATGCAATGCGGGTGGGATTAGCTTACGACTTAATTGCATTTAATCAGGATGCAAGGGCGCTTAGTTCATTTGAAATTATGCTCTCTTATCGTCTGCCCAAACCGGGTTTAGCAATCCGCCCAGCAATCCGTACACCGCGCTACAGCTTCTAAAAAGAGGCTTGGAATACAGTTAACTCATTACTCGCCATATATTGATCTAGCACAACTGACGAGCTGATATTAACTCATTGTTAACCATTGTTTAACCGGCTAATCAGCCAGTTCGCAGACAAATGGGATGCATTGAGCGATAGGCTTGCGTACGAACGTATGATTCGTTAGATTTGCCAGCTCGAAAAATTGTAATCTTTGGATATCGCCGCCTCGACCGTCTTTTTCTTTCTCACATGAACAAGTTTCTCGTATTGCCTCTCGTCGCTTTTTCGACGCTCATTCTGGGGGGCTGTGGTTTCGGTACAGGGCCGCAGGGTGACCTGGTTGGTGCGGAGGACCGTCCGGAGTTTAACCCGCAGGAGGTGCCCTACGGCATGGTACCCTGTCCTGGTGGAACCTTCCACATGGGCCAGACGGACCAAGATATTTCGGCCTCTATGGTCAACATGAACAAGCAGGTGACTATCGCCGGCTTCTACATGGATGAGACGGAAATCACGAACAATGAGTACCGCCAGTTCATGAATGCCATCCGGCAGGACTCCATTGACGTACTGGGCGAGGAGTACGTGATGACGGAGCTCTACCCCGATACTACGGTTTGGGTGCGCGACTTTACTTACCACATGGGTGACCCCCTGATGGAGTATTACTACACGCACCCAGCCTTCGATGACTACCCGGTGGTTGGGGTTGACTGGTTTGCCGCTAAGTACTTCTGCAACTGGCGCACCAAAAACAAAAACGCGGCTAATGCTGAAGCCGGTCTGGCTCCTACCCCCAACTTTCGCCTGCCTTCCGAGGCCGAGTGGGAATATGCTGCCCGCGGTGGCCGTGACCTAGCTACATATCCCTGGGGTGGTCCTTATCTGCGCAACTCGAAAGGCTGCATGCTGGCTAACTTCAAGCCCGGTCGTGGCGACTATGCTTCGGACGGTTACGCTTACACTTCGCCGGTGGGTGCCTTCTTCCCCAATGACTTTGGCCTGTACGATATGTCGGGCAACGTGTCGGAGTGGTGCGATGATGCCTACATGGAAGCTTCCGTACCGGTGGTGTGGGATATGAACCCAACCAACCCCGATGATAACGAGCCCCGCAAAGTAGTGCGTGGCGGTTCCTGGAAGGACATTGCGTACTTCCTCGAAACCGGTACCCGCAACTTTGAATACCAGGATTCGGCTCGCTCTTACATTGGGTTCCGTACCGCCATGATTCAGATCGGCATGGGTACCAACGAAAGCCTGAACTAATTGCCGGTAACATCCGGTGCAGTAAAACTCCCACACACTACTGCTTTGCTTTCTTAAAATTCATTACCACAACAACTTCTTTTCCAACATCACAATCACATGGCAGCTAAAGGCGGTAGTTTTCTGTACGATGTGCTGATGCCCAAAGTGTACGGCATCGGCGCAGCAGTCGTAATCGTAGGGGCATTGTTCAAAATTCAGCACTGGGAAGGTGCCAGCGAAATGCTGATTGTAGGTCTGGGCACAGAAGCCCTAATCTTCCTGCTGAGCGCATTCCAGCCCAACCCCAAAGAAGTTGACTGGTCCTTGGTTTATCCGGAACTGAGCGAAGGTTACGATCCTTCCACCAACAGCAACAAGTTCGTTGAGCAAAGCACCGGCACGGGCCTGACCCGCAAGCTAGACGATATGCTGAAAGATGCCAACGTGACGCCTGAGGCTATTGCGTCGCTGGGCCAGGGCCTGAACCGCCTGAGCACCACTACGCAGCAGCTCTCGACCCTCGGCGACGCTACCAGCGCTACCGATGAGTACACCACCAAGGTGCGCACCGCCGCTCAGTCGCTGGAGCGTATCAACGAGGCATATTCGAACACTGCTACGGCCATGACGGCTATGGCTGATGCCACCAACGATGCTCGTGAGTACCATGTGCAGGTGCAGAACGTGACCAAGAATCTGGGCGCGCTGAATGCAGTGTACGAAATGGAACTGCAGGATGCCAACACGCACCTGAAGTCCATGAATAAGTTCTACGGTACCTTGGCTCAGGCCATGGAGAATCTGACCGAAGCTGGTAAAGAAACCGACCAGTTCAAGCAGGAAGTGACCAGCCTGACCACCAACCTCAGCTCGCTGAACCGTGTGTATGGTAACATGCTGAACGCCATGCGTGCTACCAACTAAGGTAGCTGCACTGTACGTCTCAGATTAAATTCCACACAGTATAGTAACAGGTAGACACGATGGCGGGAGGTAAAGAGACTCCACGGCAGAAGATGATCGGGATGATGTACTTGGTACTCACCGCTCTTCTGGCCCTACAAGTAAACTCAGCAATTCTGCTCAAGTTCAAGTTTCTGGATGACAGCTTGTCGGCTATCAACGGCAAAGTGTCGAAGGCGAACGATGACAAGGTAAAAGGCATTAAGGGGCAGGTTGAAAAAAACCGTAACCAAGCCAAAGACCTTGCTGTGCTGAAGCAGAGCGAAGAAGTTCGGCAGAAAACGCAGGAAATAGTTGCGTACTTGTCTTCCGTCCGCACCAAGCTGCTGGAGAAAACGGAAAACAAGGGTAAGAACGAATTCAAGAACATGAGCGCCGAGGATAAAGTGGCAGAGCTAATGTTGGGTGCCAGTCAGAATGGGGAAGGCTATACGATGAAAGGGCAGTTGAACAACTACTCTACTTACATCAAGCAGTTCGTGCCTAACGCTGGTGCTTTGGCCCTTGATGCCAAGGAAGATCCAATGGTGACGGAGAAGGAGCAGAAGAGCAAGAACTTTGCTCAGCTCAGCTTCGAAAATACGCCGGTAGTTGCTGCTTTGGCCGTTCTCTCGCAGAAAGAAGCCGAAGTGCTGAAGTATGAATCAGATGCACTGAGTGCGTTGGCCCAACGCGTAGGTGGTTCGGTTATCGTATTCGACAAAATCGGGGCTTTTGCTAGCGCGGAGTCGAATACGGTGGCTGCTGGTACTAAGTACAAAGCAGAACTTTTCCTGACGGCTTCAGCTTCGGGTCTGAACCCCAGCATGACGCTGAACGGCTCACCGCTGAAAGTGGATCAGGCAACCGGCAAAGGTAAAATCGAATTCACGGCTCGTCCCGGCGCTTTCGACCAAGCTGGTAACGCCAAAGGCTCTTGGACCGGTACCATTCGATTCAAGCAGAATGGCCGCGACACAGTCTTTACTGTAAAGACGCCTTACACCATTACCAAGCCCGTAATGCAGATTCAGTCGGCTTCGGTTCAGGCGTTGTATTTCAAGTGCGGCAACAAGCTGAGCGTACAGGTACCCGCGCTGGGTGCTCAGTACGATCCTAGCTTCTCTGCTTCCGGTGCTTCTACCATCAAAGGCTCGGCTAAAGGAGAGGTAACGCTGGTTCCCAATTCGAAGGAAGTAACTCTGAACGTTAGCAGCGGCGGCAACCCCATTGGCTCGCAAACCTTCCAGGTTCGCCCCATTCCTAAGCCGGAGATTCAGTGCTGGGTAGGTGGCCGTCCGGCTAACGAAAAGCAAGGTACTCCGATTACGGCCGTTCGTAACATGAATATGAAGGCGGTAGCCGATGCTGGTTTTGCTACCTTCCTGCCAGATGATGCTCGTTTCCGGGTATCGCGCTACGAAATCACGTTGGTACGTGGCAAGCGTCCGGCTATGCAAACCATTACTGTCAATGGTCCAACGGTTGATCTGAGCAGTGTGGTAAACACCGCTCGTGAAGGTGACCGTCTGTACATCGAAGTAAAAGGTGTTCAGCGTCAGAATTTCCAAGGCAACGTGGAAGACGTAAATGTTTCAAAGCAGTTCAATATTCCGCTGCTGTAAGCGTTACTGACTCTGAACTATCCGTCGCGCTTTTTTGATTACCCTGGTATGAACAAATTCCTCTCCTTCGCCGCTCTGACGGCCGGCCTGACGCTGTCGGTGGCAGCCTCGGCTCAGGAACAAGCTACCACCGCGAGCAGCAATGGCTCGTACCGCCCGATTCCGAATTCGGACATCATGTTCCGAAAGACCATCTGGCGCGCGATTGACCTGCGCGAGAAGCAGAACAAACCCATGTTCGCCGAAGGCAAGGAAATCAGCCGT containing:
- the porM gene encoding type IX secretion system motor protein PorM/GldM, with translation MAGGKETPRQKMIGMMYLVLTALLALQVNSAILLKFKFLDDSLSAINGKVSKANDDKVKGIKGQVEKNRNQAKDLAVLKQSEEVRQKTQEIVAYLSSVRTKLLEKTENKGKNEFKNMSAEDKVAELMLGASQNGEGYTMKGQLNNYSTYIKQFVPNAGALALDAKEDPMVTEKEQKSKNFAQLSFENTPVVAALAVLSQKEAEVLKYESDALSALAQRVGGSVIVFDKIGAFASAESNTVAAGTKYKAELFLTASASGLNPSMTLNGSPLKVDQATGKGKIEFTARPGAFDQAGNAKGSWTGTIRFKQNGRDTVFTVKTPYTITKPVMQIQSASVQALYFKCGNKLSVQVPALGAQYDPSFSASGASTIKGSAKGEVTLVPNSKEVTLNVSSGGNPIGSQTFQVRPIPKPEIQCWVGGRPANEKQGTPITAVRNMNMKAVADAGFATFLPDDARFRVSRYEITLVRGKRPAMQTITVNGPTVDLSSVVNTAREGDRLYIEVKGVQRQNFQGNVEDVNVSKQFNIPLL